Proteins encoded together in one Heliomicrobium gestii window:
- a CDS encoding methyl-accepting chemotaxis protein, with product MRLQTKLTAWTCTTLTIGLVATLAVYGWLETQSVQSRVERDLTAKGEALVRSAATGLEAMVESHIRNGVELPSGRLVRGDDLKQMLFDDELTLIPESKVEADKRYKSGETVERFDGVRIPMSEYEYKYLSKADPYTDLYWQRYIDSFMGSDPDIVFALPTKYSPDPAKTGFIPTHNAFYSPTSPDQSRDAWGATGILSQKYRSNRIFNDKAGGAAVANLDREKPLKTVYERKIDGKTVTMWDMSYPVYFDGRHWGGFRLSISKERADLLISARTRELFWRLLTVAAVAIVGLAGTTVLIIAVIIIRPLNAMVLVSRRLAEGDFTHAVDIRQKDEVGDLAHAFNYMIANVKTLVDGIMKSTREVNRLAGNLQLAAGQTAEASEQIARAVQEVSAGAAGQEKETEATATVVRQMTAQLSALSTTAIEVAQATTQAQKRAREGQTAIDEATGQMQVIHDTVLQSADVIHKLGERSREISRIVETITAIAAQTQMLALNAAIEAARAGKEGQGFAVVAEEVRKLAEQSRLAAQDIARLVTSVQSESARAIDAIESETDVVRSGIAVVRRAGDAFHEILHAVADVTGKMQSISTAVIELAGEETQVLQAVDHVSTIARSNNDTSQRIALSTQEQTAAMEEIAASTEMMAHTARGLSELVQRFIVER from the coding sequence GTGAGACTGCAAACCAAACTGACCGCCTGGACTTGCACCACCCTGACGATCGGGTTGGTGGCCACGCTGGCCGTCTATGGCTGGCTGGAGACCCAGAGCGTCCAATCGCGGGTGGAGCGCGACCTTACCGCCAAAGGGGAAGCGCTGGTCCGGTCGGCTGCCACCGGATTGGAAGCCATGGTGGAAAGCCATATCCGCAACGGTGTCGAACTCCCTTCCGGTCGCCTTGTTCGCGGCGATGATCTCAAGCAGATGCTTTTTGATGATGAACTCACCCTGATACCGGAGAGCAAGGTGGAGGCCGACAAACGGTATAAATCGGGGGAAACGGTGGAACGTTTTGACGGCGTCCGCATCCCCATGAGCGAGTATGAGTACAAATACCTGTCCAAGGCGGATCCCTATACCGACCTGTATTGGCAGCGATACATCGATTCCTTCATGGGCAGCGACCCTGATATCGTCTTCGCCCTGCCGACAAAGTACTCTCCCGACCCGGCGAAAACGGGATTCATCCCCACCCACAACGCCTTTTACAGCCCCACCTCGCCCGACCAGTCCCGCGACGCCTGGGGCGCCACGGGAATCCTCAGCCAAAAATACCGCTCCAACCGGATCTTTAACGACAAAGCCGGCGGGGCCGCTGTCGCCAACCTTGACCGCGAGAAGCCTCTCAAGACGGTCTATGAGCGCAAGATCGACGGCAAGACAGTGACCATGTGGGATATGAGTTATCCTGTGTACTTTGACGGGAGGCACTGGGGCGGCTTTCGGTTATCCATCAGCAAGGAACGGGCCGACCTGCTCATCAGCGCCCGCACCAGAGAACTCTTCTGGCGGCTGCTGACGGTCGCCGCCGTCGCCATCGTCGGCCTCGCCGGGACGACGGTCCTGATCATCGCCGTCATCATCATCCGGCCTCTCAATGCCATGGTGCTCGTCTCCCGGCGTCTGGCCGAAGGCGACTTCACCCATGCCGTCGATATCCGGCAAAAGGACGAAGTGGGCGACCTGGCTCATGCCTTCAACTACATGATCGCCAATGTGAAAACCCTCGTCGACGGGATCATGAAAAGCACCCGCGAGGTCAATCGCCTCGCCGGCAATCTCCAGTTGGCCGCCGGTCAGACGGCAGAGGCCTCCGAACAAATCGCTCGGGCTGTCCAAGAGGTATCGGCCGGGGCTGCCGGTCAAGAAAAAGAAACGGAGGCCACCGCCACCGTTGTCCGCCAAATGACGGCCCAACTGTCGGCCCTCTCGACGACAGCGATCGAAGTGGCTCAAGCGACCACCCAGGCCCAAAAGCGCGCCAGAGAGGGGCAAACCGCCATCGATGAAGCCACCGGCCAGATGCAGGTCATCCACGATACGGTCCTCCAGTCGGCGGATGTGATCCACAAACTCGGGGAGCGTTCGCGAGAGATCTCCCGCATCGTCGAGACGATCACCGCCATCGCCGCCCAGACCCAGATGCTGGCGTTGAACGCCGCCATCGAGGCGGCCCGGGCCGGCAAGGAAGGCCAGGGATTCGCCGTTGTCGCCGAAGAAGTGCGAAAACTGGCCGAACAGTCCCGCCTGGCAGCTCAGGACATCGCCCGCCTGGTCACATCCGTTCAGTCGGAGAGCGCCCGCGCCATCGACGCCATCGAAAGCGAGACCGACGTCGTCCGGTCCGGCATCGCCGTTGTCCGGCGCGCCGGCGACGCCTTCCATGAGATCCTCCATGCCGTCGCCGATGTGACCGGCAAGATGCAGTCCATCTCCACCGCGGTCATCGAACTGGCCGGCGAAGAAACGCAGGTCCTCCAGGCGGTCGATCATGTCTCCACCATCGCCCGCAGCAACAACGACACTTCCCAACGCATCGCCCTCTCGACACAGGAACAGACGGCCGCCATGGAAGAAATCGCCGCTTCGACGGAGATGATGGCCCATACCGCGCGCGGTCTCAGCGAACTGGTGCAGCGCTTCATCGTCGAGCGCTGA
- a CDS encoding rod-binding protein, producing MTTPIQRFSDTVNLPSAARGLSAAAESQEGALFQRLMEEQLQKNAPAGGEKTTQAGSSTGSGAQPAAGAAMTEAEKEKERKRLRNSCQEFEALFLQQMLKGMRSTVVKSDLIEEAPGRKIWESMLDEEYAKQMAKREEIGLAKMLYKELSRSLG from the coding sequence TTGACCACGCCGATTCAGCGTTTTTCCGATACAGTCAATCTGCCCAGCGCTGCGAGAGGGTTGTCCGCCGCGGCGGAGTCCCAGGAGGGCGCGCTCTTTCAACGGTTGATGGAGGAACAGTTGCAAAAAAACGCTCCCGCCGGTGGGGAAAAGACAACCCAAGCGGGCTCGTCCACGGGTTCCGGCGCCCAACCTGCCGCCGGGGCTGCCATGACGGAAGCGGAGAAGGAAAAAGAGCGCAAGCGGCTGCGGAATTCCTGCCAGGAGTTTGAGGCCCTCTTCCTTCAGCAGATGCTGAAGGGGATGCGCAGCACGGTCGTCAAATCAGACCTGATCGAAGAAGCGCCTGGCCGTAAGATCTGGGAGAGCATGCTGGACGAGGAGTATGCCAAGCAGATGGCCAAGCGCGAAGAAATCGGGCTGGCCAAGATGCTCTACAAGGAATTGAGTCGCTCCCTGGGATAG
- a CDS encoding Lon protease family protein, with protein sequence MSAIKTLSAALLQSRRLPVDRLTVRCEPEMFEFSSTQEIPPLEEGIIGQPRAVKAMEFGLGAKHPGFHIYISGPIGSGKTGFAVTKVNQVAQGGRTPEDICYVNHFDQPDRPIVLTLPAGMGSELRRDVKELVEELHAEIRKALEGETHEKRRSAFLRQVETRLTAMFREMEELAKEEGFILQKGQSGIFTIPMTDEGKGMSKDDFDALEEKERQEINDREHQLESRLAEVLRRSRNMQKEANNHLKEIERDTAHQATKHLVEALKDKYKNHGKVVEFLANVQEDVLENLSDLKGSSSSEEEESAPASLILLARGQKASQQTRYDVNLFVENGAQVGAPVIVEANPTFTNLFGKIEYRSSFGSMATDFTMIKPGAVHQANGGYLILQALPLLSSPGAWEGLKRVLRTRELRIENLGEQLGLPTAATLKPEPVPVDIKVILIGNPRIYYLLYNMDEDFRKFFKVRVDFDSVMERNRENIRKYAAFVGSVCEREKLLPYTAEAVARVVDYSSRLVSHQRKLSTSFHDIKDMIVEAAMWAEGEGGTAVLAIHVDRAMEEKNYRVNRIEERIQETMQEGMLLIDTDGAVVGQVNGLAVLDLGDYAFGKPNRITARVYLGREGVIHIEREIRLSGQSHSKGVLILSSFFASRFAQERPLSLSAALTFEQLYDGIDGDSASSAELYALLSALSGLPIRQDIAVTGSVNQRGEVQPIGGVNEKIEGFFRLCQARGLTGAQGVLIPVQNVPNLVLEPAVLTAVERGQFHIYAVSHVDEGMEILTGVQAGTADEEGKYLPGTVNALVAEKLLHMEEKWQESAKQSRKARKTLGGDTGEKGLSKKGQKR encoded by the coding sequence GTGTCTGCTATAAAAACGCTCTCTGCCGCTCTGTTGCAATCGCGCCGTTTGCCCGTTGACCGGTTGACTGTCCGGTGTGAACCGGAGATGTTTGAGTTTTCCTCCACTCAGGAGATCCCGCCCCTGGAAGAAGGGATCATCGGCCAGCCGCGAGCCGTCAAGGCGATGGAGTTCGGCCTGGGCGCCAAGCATCCTGGTTTTCACATCTACATCTCTGGGCCGATCGGTTCGGGGAAGACCGGTTTTGCCGTCACCAAGGTGAATCAGGTGGCCCAAGGGGGGCGAACCCCTGAGGATATCTGTTATGTCAATCATTTTGACCAGCCCGACCGGCCCATCGTCCTCACCCTCCCGGCGGGGATGGGCAGCGAACTGCGCCGGGATGTGAAGGAACTGGTCGAGGAACTGCATGCCGAGATCCGCAAAGCCCTGGAGGGCGAGACTCATGAAAAGCGCCGGTCGGCCTTCCTTCGGCAGGTGGAGACGCGGCTCACGGCCATGTTCCGGGAGATGGAGGAACTGGCCAAAGAAGAGGGATTTATCCTGCAAAAAGGGCAGTCGGGCATCTTCACGATTCCCATGACCGATGAAGGCAAGGGCATGTCGAAGGATGACTTTGACGCCCTGGAGGAGAAGGAGCGCCAGGAGATCAATGACCGGGAGCACCAGTTGGAAAGCCGGCTCGCCGAGGTGCTGCGCCGTTCCCGGAACATGCAGAAGGAAGCGAACAACCACCTCAAGGAGATTGAGCGTGACACGGCCCACCAGGCGACAAAACACTTGGTGGAGGCCCTGAAAGATAAATACAAGAACCATGGGAAGGTCGTCGAGTTTCTGGCCAACGTGCAGGAGGATGTGCTGGAGAATCTGAGCGACCTCAAAGGGAGCAGTTCCTCGGAAGAGGAGGAGAGCGCGCCGGCGTCGTTGATCCTGCTGGCCCGTGGGCAGAAGGCTTCCCAGCAGACGCGCTACGACGTCAACCTCTTCGTGGAGAACGGCGCCCAGGTGGGCGCGCCGGTTATCGTCGAGGCCAACCCCACCTTTACGAACCTCTTTGGCAAGATCGAATACCGCAGTTCCTTCGGCAGCATGGCCACGGATTTCACCATGATCAAGCCGGGCGCTGTCCACCAAGCGAACGGCGGCTACCTGATCTTGCAGGCCTTGCCGCTGCTCAGTTCGCCGGGCGCTTGGGAAGGGCTGAAACGGGTGCTGCGGACGCGGGAGTTGCGCATCGAAAACCTGGGCGAACAGTTGGGTTTGCCCACGGCGGCCACCTTAAAGCCGGAACCGGTGCCTGTGGATATCAAGGTCATCCTGATCGGCAATCCGCGCATCTACTACCTGCTTTACAATATGGATGAAGATTTTCGCAAGTTTTTCAAGGTCCGCGTGGATTTTGACAGTGTGATGGAACGGAATCGGGAAAACATACGCAAGTATGCCGCCTTTGTCGGGTCTGTTTGTGAGCGGGAAAAACTCCTGCCCTATACGGCCGAGGCGGTCGCCCGCGTCGTCGACTATTCGAGCCGGCTCGTTTCCCACCAGCGGAAGCTCTCCACGTCCTTTCATGACATCAAGGACATGATCGTGGAGGCGGCCATGTGGGCCGAGGGCGAAGGGGGGACGGCGGTGCTGGCGATTCATGTGGACCGGGCGATGGAAGAGAAGAACTATCGCGTCAACCGCATCGAAGAGCGGATCCAGGAGACGATGCAAGAGGGCATGCTGCTCATCGATACGGACGGCGCGGTGGTGGGCCAGGTGAATGGCCTCGCCGTCCTCGACCTGGGCGATTACGCCTTTGGCAAACCGAACCGGATCACGGCCCGGGTCTACCTGGGCCGGGAGGGGGTCATCCACATCGAGCGGGAGATCCGCCTGAGCGGGCAGAGCCACTCGAAGGGTGTCCTGATCCTGTCGTCCTTCTTCGCCTCCCGTTTCGCCCAGGAGCGCCCGCTCTCGCTGTCGGCGGCGCTGACCTTTGAGCAGCTTTATGACGGCATCGACGGTGACAGCGCCTCGTCGGCGGAACTGTACGCCCTTTTATCGGCGCTGTCAGGCCTGCCCATCCGCCAGGACATCGCCGTGACCGGCTCTGTCAATCAGCGGGGCGAGGTGCAGCCCATCGGCGGCGTCAACGAGAAGATCGAGGGTTTTTTCCGGCTCTGCCAGGCGCGGGGACTGACGGGGGCGCAGGGGGTGCTGATCCCGGTCCAGAATGTGCCGAACCTGGTGCTGGAACCGGCGGTCCTTACGGCCGTAGAAAGGGGACAGTTTCACATCTATGCTGTGTCCCACGTCGACGAGGGGATGGAAATCCTCACCGGCGTTCAGGCGGGGACAGCCGACGAAGAAGGAAAGTACCTGCCCGGCACGGTCAATGCCTTAGTGGCGGAAAAGCTGCTTCACATGGAGGAAAAATGGCAGGAATCAGCGAAACAGTCTAGAAAAGCGCGCAAGACCCTGGGCGGAGACACCGGGGAAAAGGGCCTTTCCAAGAAGGGGCAGAAGAGATAA
- a CDS encoding glycosyltransferase family 39 protein, producing the protein MNSDDLGYIRCAAKWLETGVMTFGSDRPTAFVGPVFPAILALIFAVFGSDDTGVQAVRYIQALLGVLSVFLTYRLVERLTEGRTALVAAFLMAIYPPNILVNGLLLTETVYTVLHLGYLFLLVKLSHEEQLSEKAELFLFGLLGAYTALLTLTRATAALFPAVFMIYLLWRRRYAFQNWLRNGVIVLLVFSVSMSPWWVRNYIAFDRFIPFSSGAGEPLLLGTYIEMEELVDGSAPDWPVGDDEVDAQEKYKQFAIERLKENVPKEPLRYLKWYTWGKFMYMWSNPFMWKPIWWSFRHAVDFIHQLLMTLALAGMGTALWRWWHRREELRARGGLWLDEVPGDRWGAGGRLVGTLLLLSVPLYYTALHNIYFGFARYNIPFLPIIFCFSAYAIIEGVDKMLGARKGDYGRSGLFR; encoded by the coding sequence TTGAACAGCGACGATCTGGGCTATATCCGGTGCGCCGCCAAATGGCTCGAAACGGGGGTCATGACCTTTGGCTCTGATCGGCCGACGGCCTTTGTGGGGCCTGTTTTTCCCGCTATTCTCGCGCTGATCTTCGCCGTCTTCGGCAGCGATGACACGGGGGTGCAGGCGGTTCGCTATATCCAGGCGCTGCTCGGCGTGCTGTCCGTCTTTCTCACCTACCGCCTTGTCGAACGGTTGACCGAGGGCCGAACAGCCCTGGTGGCGGCCTTTTTGATGGCCATCTACCCGCCGAACATCCTCGTCAACGGGTTGCTCCTGACGGAAACGGTGTACACGGTCTTGCATCTGGGTTATCTCTTCTTGTTGGTGAAATTGAGCCATGAGGAGCAACTCAGCGAAAAGGCCGAGTTGTTCCTCTTCGGTCTTTTGGGGGCCTACACGGCGCTGCTGACGCTGACGCGAGCCACGGCCGCCCTGTTTCCCGCCGTTTTTATGATCTACCTGCTCTGGCGGCGGCGATACGCCTTTCAGAACTGGCTGCGCAACGGCGTGATCGTCCTACTGGTTTTTTCGGTGTCCATGTCGCCTTGGTGGGTTCGCAACTACATCGCCTTCGACCGGTTTATCCCGTTTTCGTCAGGCGCCGGCGAACCGCTCTTGCTTGGCACCTATATTGAGATGGAGGAACTGGTCGACGGTTCGGCGCCAGACTGGCCTGTCGGCGATGATGAGGTGGACGCCCAGGAGAAGTACAAGCAGTTTGCCATTGAGCGTCTAAAGGAAAATGTGCCCAAGGAACCGCTGCGGTACCTGAAGTGGTACACCTGGGGCAAGTTTATGTACATGTGGAGCAACCCCTTCATGTGGAAGCCCATCTGGTGGTCCTTCCGCCACGCCGTCGACTTCATCCATCAATTGCTGATGACACTGGCGCTGGCCGGGATGGGGACGGCGCTCTGGCGCTGGTGGCACCGGCGCGAAGAACTGCGCGCCCGGGGAGGGCTCTGGTTGGACGAGGTTCCGGGCGATCGCTGGGGCGCCGGGGGACGGTTGGTGGGGACGCTGCTCTTGTTGTCGGTGCCGCTCTACTATACGGCGCTCCATAACATCTACTTCGGATTCGCCCGCTACAACATCCCCTTTTTGCCGATCATCTTCTGCTTTTCAGCCTATGCGATCATCGAGGGCGTTGATAAGATGCTCGGCGCGCGCAAGGGCGATTACGGGCGGAGCGGGTTGTTCCGGTAG